In Labilithrix sp., a single genomic region encodes these proteins:
- a CDS encoding GGDEF domain-containing protein, producing MSGDQPPRSRADKTRAIEAQPHSARRHGVFIVAAGFDAGQVLVLTKDGMTTLGRAKECQFSFEDQSLSREHAIVMRAGGAYILKDTSTNGTFVNEQRLTTVAELRDGDRVQLGTSTFLRFQFVDDQEEIALRRVFEAAHLDGLTGVYNRKHLEERLTAELAYATRHEEPLSIIIIDVDHFKKVNDTLGHLAGDAVLKHMSALLKRLIRPEDILARYGGEEFVVIARGTDVAQAEVLAERLRAAVEAETIHFDGKDIKITSSGGVASLACCGESRDRATLLGTADKRLYAAKQGGRNRVVGP from the coding sequence ATGTCTGGAGACCAGCCGCCTCGTTCCCGCGCCGACAAGACCCGTGCGATCGAGGCACAACCCCACTCCGCGCGCCGGCACGGCGTCTTCATCGTCGCGGCCGGCTTCGACGCCGGGCAGGTGCTCGTCCTCACGAAGGACGGGATGACGACGCTCGGGCGGGCGAAGGAGTGCCAGTTCTCGTTCGAGGACCAGAGCCTCTCGCGCGAGCACGCGATCGTGATGCGGGCCGGCGGCGCGTACATCCTGAAGGACACGTCGACGAACGGCACGTTCGTGAACGAGCAGCGCCTCACCACCGTCGCCGAGCTGCGCGACGGCGACCGCGTGCAGCTCGGCACGAGCACGTTCCTCCGCTTCCAGTTCGTCGACGATCAGGAGGAGATCGCGCTCCGCCGCGTCTTCGAGGCGGCCCACCTCGACGGCCTCACCGGCGTCTACAACCGGAAGCACCTCGAGGAGCGCCTCACCGCCGAGCTCGCGTACGCGACGCGCCACGAGGAGCCGCTCTCGATCATCATCATCGACGTCGATCACTTCAAGAAGGTGAACGACACGCTCGGCCACCTCGCCGGCGACGCGGTGCTCAAGCACATGTCGGCGCTCTTGAAGCGCCTCATCCGCCCGGAGGACATCCTCGCGCGCTACGGCGGCGAGGAGTTCGTCGTCATCGCGCGCGGCACCGACGTCGCGCAGGCAGAGGTCCTCGCCGAGCGCCTCCGCGCCGCGGTCGAAGCGGAGACCATCCACTTCGACGGCAAGGACATCAAGATCACCTCGAGCGGCGGCGTCGCCTCGCTCGCGTGCTGCGGCGAGAGCCGCGATCGCGCCACGCTCCTCGGCACCGCCGACAAGCGCCTCTACGCCGCGAAGCAAGGCGGCCGCAACCGCGTCGTCGGTCCCTGA